TGCCTTGGTGCGTCGGCATGTGCTGCGGCGGGTGCCCCGACATCGGCTGATGATGCATGTTCGGGTGATGCATCATCTTCTGCACAAACCAAAACAAACTCCAACGTTTTTACCACCAACAAAACGACCCCAATAAATCACGGGCAAACGCACGTTTTCCCCGGTGAAATTCTTACCGTTAATTAATGTCGAGTATTAAATGAAATCCCGGCTATCCAATGAACATAAATCCGCTCTCGAATCACtcgaaaattattttattttggcgaACAGTAAAGAAAATCGTTTCGTTCAACATGCGGCCATGTTAAAAATGTTGCCATTCCAAATGACATACTTTCTAtttatcatataaaataaatagaaaattatcATTAACATGCagctaagtaaataaaataaatcatcaaACACTTACAATCTTTTCCATTGATATTTAAATCCTATATTTTTCTCATGCCAATCGAAATAcacattgtattatttattggtAGATTTTTTTGAGTTTAGTAGAATTTTTAGCGCCTTTTTTCAACGTCGGTTGATTGATAGGAAAGTAGATGCATTTTCCTGACTAGAGCGtagacttttgaaattataATGGTATATATCTATAAAATGACTTCGGGTCAAAAGTAAAGTCCGCGCTACGGAAGAAGTCCCGCGGCTGTAGCGCTGTCGTCGCAGTAAGTTACAAACAAATTACAAATCATGGATACTTCTCTCATGGCGCGTATTCTTCTTTTGATCCGAAGTCACCTATCAATATTCGAAGACGTTTATGAATTGTTTCATTACTGTGAGCATCGTCATCGGCCacattgatatataataatgtaacttactatatatatttaatagttGATCTATAGATCAACCACATATAACGGTCTATGTTATTAGAAAGATCTCAAAGAACACAATCCCTGTTCGTTTTTACGATATGCCAATATGTATTGgaagttttttaatttttaaagcaTGCAAGAATGAAACATTACTATTTTTTCAATacaaaaagaatattttattttcattacagATTATCTTAGTATTCTAATAACTTGAGTTTTACAGTTCTGTTTGACAAATATAAAGGAACACAACAGATAAAAAGTGGAAGTAGTCTTCATCATTGTTGATTTGCACATCTGTTAGATTTGAATAGACGGGCTCTATTTCTTCCAGCGAACTATCGAGGCTCTCGTCACTGTCCCTTGTGGTCTCCGCCCAAGACACACGCTTAGAGCTTCTGGAAGCTTCCTTCTTCTTGTCAGAAGCTGGGGTAGAGTGGGAGACGGGAGACGGTGGTCCTTTAGTCGGTGTCTGGGCACATTTATCTAAATAATGTTTGCGTAAAACATACTCGCGCATCGAGTCATGCGATACTCTTTTTGGAGGCGGTGGTGGGGCCAACGCACGATCATCATCATCGATACAAATATTATCCTTGTCTTTTCTTGCATCTTCAATTTTTTTCAACTCGGTGTCATCGGCAGCTAGAGGCCATGCGCCCAGTTTGTTGCGGATGAGATGCGGGCGCGCGTGTGCGGCACACAAGATACGCTTGCGCACAAAGTCGTGGAATGCGGTGAGTTCGGAACTGAGTTCACGGCGAACCAGTTGCTTATGGCGGGAAGGGACATTCGGGTCACGTACGGCTAGTAGCGCCTGTGGAACAAgcaaattatattataagaaataaaatcatATTGTGTATTATGTATTTGTGTTAATAGTTTGTTAAATTAATGCCTAATTTTTTTTACTGTACATTATTTATCATATCTTGGCACATAATTAGAATATCTTTTGTTTGTATAGTGTACCTGGGAGGCGAGCAGCGTGGCAGCAGCCTGCGTGGCGCCGGCGACGAGCCGCTCGTTGGGCCAGGGCACGGCGCTGGCGACGGACGAGATGCTGGTCAGCGACTCGCTGCGGTTGGCGCGGCGCGAGTCGCCCGGGCTGCCGCACGAGCACGCCCGGCGCCGGCCGCGCGGGGAGCGGGACCCGCTGCCTTCCTCCGCGTGATAAGCCTGCGAGGTGAATATATCGTggtcagatcttagaattgatcatatCATAATGTGCTCGACCATTTCAttaaatggtcatatttcatgaaatagccaacttaagttgaccatatcgttgaaacgtcaatgtttaatgatatttcaatcaacgtttggccatatcgttattataggcggtgtccataaaaatgcgaatagtcgattaatttcttagatcCAAATTATTTACccaatcaatactatcgatatggaaaattgtacaattacattgattcgtcgattattatatcaatcaagttttaaatataatcgacaccagtgcCACTAACGGTGGgtaatgttattaattttacgatatgattgccaatgtttggccatatcatgaagtaatcatgcagtTAGTTGCTCATGTCGTTCACTGATCTGTTCATTGATCTGGTCAAattacatcatgatgtggccaaccagtgatactatttcatgaaatatgaccatttcattaaatgatcgagcacattatgaaatgatcaattctaagctCTGGCCACGACAAATACATGTTTACGCCGAACTTACTTTagttagtgatgttccgaatatccgtatccgtatccgcggatatccgagataaaagaaaacttcgtatccgtatccgtgtccgttacttttcacgcggatcttttacggatatttttcaggtgattaagtagaattattaaataaaaaactataaaattccattcagattattttaccataaccaaaacaaaagtactacccgcgcaatgcaagttaaaacgtgtcctgcctgtcgttgcggcgagcgaagacgtcaactatcgtttcaaggtcgcgggcgccgacaccaatcgaataatatcgaataagaaaataaagatccgcatccgcggatatacatttttaacgatccggcaaaTCAATACTTTAGATGCCTATTTGTACGAATTCGGCTCCCGCGTATATTTACGAATACGCACGAACAATCCCAACCTCCAAGTATTATGAGAGTGCACACACTGTCTGGGAGATGAGCGTCATACAAAAGCGTTCGTAGGTGTATGAGTTTAAATGCCACTTACATGGTTAAGAGATCTGGTGAGTAAACAAATGGCCGCCAGAAGCGTGCCGAACGTCAACTGCGGGAATGGTTCGTAGGATATCTTGGGGGCTCCGAAGTGAAGTTCCACGAGAGGCTGCCAGCGTTCCAGGTCCAGCCCAGGGTCCGCCAGTAGAGACAGCAGATCCGGGCTGAACGCTAGCAAGCAGAGCGTCGCCATGTGCAGTATTTCGAGAGTCCTaaggaaaaatatgttttattatataactgCAATTTCATGTGGCTGTCCATGCACTAGGCAAGTAAAATTGACCGTTCAAAAAGTTTAtcaaataagaataaataatattgagcTAGGATTTTCTTACTTTGATCTGGCTGGATTATGGGCGCAGAGCcaattatttcatatttaacagaaaatattataatagttacATTATGTTTCAGTAGCTTAGTAAACCAtatagcaactttcgcaaaggccggtcataggatgggtgaccacaaaaaaaagttttcatctcgagctcctccgtgcttcggaaggcacgtaaagccgttggtcccggctgcattagcagtcgttaataaccaccaatccgcagtgggcccgcgtggtggtttaaggcccgatctccctatccatccatagggaaggcccgtgccccagcagtggggacgttaatgggctggtgatgatgatgatgagtaaaccaTACCTGTGTAATACAGGAGCTTGGTTGGCAACCTCTTCCATGGACTGTAAAGCCGGATCGGACGACCGCCGCGCGCGCATCATCAGCGTCACACATTGATACAAACATGCGCTTATGCTGCGCTGTAAGACAAAATCAAATCATAATTTAGTAAGAGTACTTTGGTATCGGTATAAAAACTGTAAACACAATTAAAACGAGAACTTACCATAATCCCAGTCAAAGAATTGATATTCTGGATGCGCCATCGTGCCTCAAATTTGACAAGCTGTACTACAAGGTTCAAGGTAGAGGCGCAAAGGTTCAGGGAGTCTAAATTTGCAATCTGTCGTGGCATCAAGACGGCTTCTATCAGATGATCCAAGTGGACTCCGACGAACGTGATCGCGTCACTAGCGAAGAACTGGCCATGCTTCATCACCATCATGGATATGAAATCCAAGCTGTATGAGTATACCTTCCACCATTCTTGAGGCTTCCATGTCAAAGATCCTCCGTTAGAATCTATTTTCGGTGGCAAGAGCTGCAGCCACATAAACTGGTCTACATCACTGAATAACAAATCCTTAGAAAATGGACCTCTTGCATAAGCTGTTAGACAACGTAGCGCTGCTAAGGATGTCTGGTAGTGACGTCTGTTTTGCAAACAGATTTGTAAGCAGCAGAGAACTTTGTTGATGAACCTGCTGGACTGGAACCAGTGCGACAACCCTGAGAATATGTCATCGTACAACTCCAGGCACTGTTCCAACATCGCCAAAGATAACACTACAGGAGGAATATCTTCTCTGATTGCATGTCCATTCTCTTTCCTTTCTATTTTGGGCTCGTCTTTGATATAGTCAAATAATTTCTCAAGTTCTAAGCTGTTGATATTCGTCACAGCTCGAATTATGTTTTGTGCTAAAACGCTGTTCGCTTTAATTTCGTAATCCAAGCTACTGATAGCAACAGTCCCGATTGAGAGAATTGCTCTGATAGCTCGTAGGTGCAGGCACTCATAAACGATTGCCGTATTAGTAAGTAAACAATCAATTTGTTTCGCGCTCACTTTTCTGTTGTCAAAACAGTCGTCTTTGAAGTTTGCTAACATTATAACATACAACTCAGCCAAAATGACAACCAACCTGCCATCCTTGAGTTCGTCGAGTTCATTCAACAGAGCATTCATACAGGGCGCAACCATTTTCGCCTTATGTGCGATGTTCAAACTGAAAGGCAAACATTTGCAGAAGATTGTTGTGAAGTCTTTCCATGAAGTCAACAGTCCCAACCAAACTGGAACTTTATCTACCACTTCCTCCGTATCTTCTCTGCCTTTAAAAGAGAATATATATTTGATCCAGGTATCCAAATGTTTCTTGCTGACATCGAAAAATTGTTCAAGCATCTCTTTCAAATTGGAGTCTACTTTTCCTCTAGATACAAATAATTCTATTCCGAGGACATTGAATATCTGTGTGTAAGTTCTAAGTCCTGGTTGAATTTCATTGAAAAGTGGACTCGTTAGATGTTCCCAGAATTTTGGATTTTCTCGCAATTTCTTTACCAGAATTTGCATGTTATTTTTCCATAGAGCATGGAATAGCCCCATCATACATCCTAAAAGTGGACTGTGAAGTAATTTGGCGTCCTGAAAAAGCAACCATATATTTAGAATCAAGTGCCTAATCCAGTAAATTAATAGTAACTGAATTTTAACAACATACCGATTTCACAGTACCCAGATAGTCCGCCAAGTACCCTAAGATACCTTCAAAACTATCATCGGTATCCAAAGTCTTTTCTTTTCCACATTTGTCCTTTTCTTTATCTTCTGCCTTTGCATTCACGTGGTTCATCATGAAGAAAGCTTCAGTGAGGCCTGGTTGTTTTCCGATGCATGTTGCTACAAATTCCAAGATGGCTACTTTTAAGTCAATAGTTTCATATTCGTCGCGGAGTCGATCGAGGAACATTACTCGAACTTGATAAGCAGTCATGTCCAGAGACGCGAAGAGGGACATTTGAAAATCCTAAAaagggaaataaaaaataatatttataagtgaGAAATAAAGTGAGCAACAGTTTACGAAATGTTGCAAACTTACGTCTGCAAATCTCCTCAATAGTCGACAGCACAAAACTGGTAAATTCTTATTGAACGCGTGGTTGATGTAGCTGGCCACCTTCGGCACCACTTTCAAAGAatctttctgtttattttgtgcgAATATAAGATGTTCCAAAGGCGTGACCTCACTCCTTTCCGATACCATTGTCTTCAGTCGTAGTGCGAACATTATAATTGCCACGCATCTTTGTATAGCAGACAGATACTGGGATCCTGTTCCAGATATCCAGTTTGTTTCGTCTTGAATCATACTTTCTAATTGGTTGTTACCTAAAACAAATTGTGATTTATACACATTTTGAGAATATCTTAAAATGTTTTCAAGAATAAGTCGTTACGACCATAATGTTGCGATGTTACTTACCAGCAGAAATAATCTTCAACAATTCCAAAGCGTTTTCTGTGTGCAACAAGCTGTAAACACACGTGCGTTTCAGCTTAGAGGTGCCATTACCAGTGTCTTTGGTCTGCTCTAATACCAGGGTCAGGAACCTAGCACAGCGCTGTATCAAGTCGCGACGTTGACTGGTGTTACTATAACGCCAGCCACATACGTTTGGGAATACCTCACGAAGAGTCAGAATGAGACCCGGGTGGATTATGTCTGTCGTAATCCGCTCGTCAAATGGGGCCTGAAGAGAATATAAATTAATCGTTGGTCCTAACTAAAACGTCAAGACTGTAAAATAGAAACATATGTCATTTACCTCATGGAAAGCGCATAGCATATCAATGTATGCGCCCAAAAAGTAATAACTTCCAGTAGGTTGCTCAATTGTCACTAGATATGAGCCAACGGCAGCAGAGTCGAAAGACACCCCGTTCGCGTATTCGACATGGGTCAGGTGGTGATTTATTATACGTGGAAGAAGACCAGTATTTATCAGCCtagaaataaagaagaaaatattaacatgccgaataaatacaataatatctTAGTCTAGCCAAGGAGCTCACCTTAAATGTATTTCCTTTGGGAAAGCAGGAATCAAAGCAGTGCAGACCTCGAGACATTCAACCAATAAGGCCAATGGTGGTGTTTCTGTTCTCATGAATCTCACCAACACATCAAACACTCCCTCACTGGGCGCGACCAAACTCTTTGGAATTTCTCTGTCTTCTACCAATGTTTTTAGTACCCCTTTCAACACTTTGGCTCCCTCATACACTCGCTGAAGCGTAACATTTATGTTTTGTTGATGGTGTTGCTTTCTATCTAATGCTTTTTCTATCTCATTGTTTAATATTGTCCAGTAAGAGTATGGTGTTCGGAAGTGTATCATGGTACCCTCTTTTCTCTCCATGATTGTAGCTCTAGAGCCCGACTCGATGCGGTAAGAAGGGTCTCCAAGAGGGAAGTATTCTCGGCCCACAACAGCATCGTCATTTTGTAAAGACATTATTGGTACAGAATTTGGGTTGTAGATTTCGGTGTATACTGGCAGACACTTTAGTTCAGCTATCAACTGTAAATAATCACCAAACTCTACTTTATACAAAGCACTGAACAGGAACAGATATGTACCTAAATGTTAAACAACCTTAAAGCTCGATACTTACGTTTCTAACACTGCACTTTCCACCTTGCGCTAACCCAGCCGCTAAAGTAGACAGTGCACTAAAGTTATATGGGAAAAACTCTAATGCTGTATTCCACAGTGAGACAATTCCACATCCTTCCTCCTTTTGATGGAGCTCCCAGAACTGACAGGCGATCTCTTGGGAACGCAGCAGATCTGCACATAGCTGCATGATGCCGGCTTGATGGCTAATGGTACCGTCGCCGTCAAATTTGTCACACAGCTCGTTTAGAAGCTTGAACATGCGTTTTCTGGTTACCAAAGCGCATTTTGATTTGTCCTGAATTACAATAAGGTATGGTATTATTATAGGGGTTTTgtgaatgtatttatttagatttggaGAGTGTATACAAGGGAAAACTTACAGACAATACAGAGCTGTTGAGCATTTGTTGTAGGAATTCAAAAACGCGCATTCGCAATGCTGTGGCTCCATAATGTTGATACTGACTTTCAAAAAGTTTCATGTGTTGGACACTCTGAAAAAGAAACAAGATAGAAACAAGTTTTTTATAAGATCATAACAAAGAGGCAAAATTAAAGTCACACATACCTTCAAAGTCAACAGCATCCAAGTCAATAACATAGCACTGTGCTCTGTATTTTTCTGGAGTTTAGTGAGTTCATATTCAACTGATTCTTTTGTGGATTCTATCCATGAAGGTAGGTTTTTACTGAAAATTACAAGTCACATGAATTAAACAATATTTCGAACAATACTTTACCAAATTTAATCACACTTACATTTTACTATCATCCAGAATGACCATAAACAAACTGACTTCCATGTACATAATCCTCATACAAGGCTCTCTGTGCCTCTCCTCC
The Pectinophora gossypiella chromosome 2, ilPecGoss1.1, whole genome shotgun sequence genome window above contains:
- the LOC126371707 gene encoding nucleoporin Nup188, which encodes MACNVSYWKRLWRWTTSESLSKEEVAKVLECNNVVDGLRQGLASYKPFKADAYTKLQSKHSDQAKLLSVVQTLQNYVDVDCFQLWEIIKHYLCDISYGTPTNALKNVAFVDTRPTFLLPNVWKFYYNERLFLLKLLLYIIQFKDNTNHKYQEQFEKIICDIGIENIKISLLSQFEKLLSAAPPPRKIQSDFASETVRQEWAEANLREQLAILQILMLIANEESFSEEQFKKLFGLFRKHSFGKNQGYHDLLEERHREPCMRIMYMEVSLFMVILDDSKIKNLPSWIESTKESVEYELTKLQKNTEHSAMLLTWMLLTLKSVQHMKLFESQYQHYGATALRMRVFEFLQQMLNSSVLSDKSKCALVTRKRMFKLLNELCDKFDGDGTISHQAGIMQLCADLLRSQEIACQFWELHQKEEGCGIVSLWNTALEFFPYNFSALSTLAAGLAQGGKCSVRNLIAELKCLPVYTEIYNPNSVPIMSLQNDDAVVGREYFPLGDPSYRIESGSRATIMERKEGTMIHFRTPYSYWTILNNEIEKALDRKQHHQQNINVTLQRVYEGAKVLKGVLKTLVEDREIPKSLVAPSEGVFDVLVRFMRTETPPLALLVECLEVCTALIPAFPKEIHLRLINTGLLPRIINHHLTHVEYANGVSFDSAAVGSYLVTIEQPTGSYYFLGAYIDMLCAFHEAPFDERITTDIIHPGLILTLREVFPNVCGWRYSNTSQRRDLIQRCARFLTLVLEQTKDTGNGTSKLKRTCVYSLLHTENALELLKIISAGNNQLESMIQDETNWISGTGSQYLSAIQRCVAIIMFALRLKTMVSERSEVTPLEHLIFAQNKQKDSLKVVPKVASYINHAFNKNLPVLCCRLLRRFADDFQMSLFASLDMTAYQVRVMFLDRLRDEYETIDLKVAILEFVATCIGKQPGLTEAFFMMNHVNAKAEDKEKDKCGKEKTLDTDDSFEGILGYLADYLGTVKSDAKLLHSPLLGCMMGLFHALWKNNMQILVKKLRENPKFWEHLTSPLFNEIQPGLRTYTQIFNVLGIELFVSRGKVDSNLKEMLEQFFDVSKKHLDTWIKYIFSFKGREDTEEVVDKVPVWLGLLTSWKDFTTIFCKCLPFSLNIAHKAKMVAPCMNALLNELDELKDGRLVVILAELYVIMLANFKDDCFDNRKVSAKQIDCLLTNTAIVYECLHLRAIRAILSIGTVAISSLDYEIKANSVLAQNIIRAVTNINSLELEKLFDYIKDEPKIERKENGHAIREDIPPVVLSLAMLEQCLELYDDIFSGLSHWFQSSRFINKVLCCLQICLQNRRHYQTSLAALRCLTAYARGPFSKDLLFSDVDQFMWLQLLPPKIDSNGGSLTWKPQEWWKVYSYSLDFISMMVMKHGQFFASDAITFVGVHLDHLIEAVLMPRQIANLDSLNLCASTLNLVVQLVKFEARWRIQNINSLTGIMRSISACLYQCVTLMMRARRSSDPALQSMEEVANQAPVLHRTLEILHMATLCLLAFSPDLLSLLADPGLDLERWQPLVELHFGAPKISYEPFPQLTFGTLLAAICLLTRSLNHAYHAEEGSGSRSPRGRRRACSCGSPGDSRRANRSESLTSISSVASAVPWPNERLVAGATQAAATLLASQALLAVRDPNVPSRHKQLVRRELSSELTAFHDFVRKRILCAAHARPHLIRNKLGAWPLAADDTELKKIEDARKDKDNICIDDDDRALAPPPPPKRVSHDSMREYVLRKHYLDKCAQTPTKGPPSPVSHSTPASDKKKEASRSSKRVSWAETTRDSDESLDSSLEEIEPVYSNLTDVQINNDEDYFHFLSVVFLYICQTEL